A genome region from Erigeron canadensis isolate Cc75 chromosome 3, C_canadensis_v1, whole genome shotgun sequence includes the following:
- the LOC122593628 gene encoding E3 ubiquitin-protein ligase AIRP2-like, which produces MRKCFKDSLKSLEADIQHANTLASDYPREYDGGCLQMRLSYSPCAHFFLFFVQWSDCHLAGALGLLRILIYKAYEDGKTSMYIQERKATIREFYGIIFPSLLQLQKGITDIEDKKQKELCASKYQRFDEMSKGKLSEIDMEREEECGICLELSTKVVLPDCNHSLCMKCYMNWRTRSQSCPFCRDNLKRVNSGDLWIYTCRYEVIELSAIARDNLRRLLLYIEKLPLIVVDPVTISYDPRYR; this is translated from the exons ATGAGAAAGTGTTTCAAAGATTCACTTAAATCCCTTGAAGCTGATATTCAACATGCCAATACTTT GGCATCAGATTATCCAAGGGAATATGATGGTGGTTGCCTTCAAATGAGATTATCATACAGCCCATGTGCTcacttctttttgttttttgttcaaTGGAGTGATTGTCATCTTGCTGGTGCTCTTGGTTTACTCAGAATTCTTATTTACAAG GCGTATGAAGATGGGAAGACGAGCATGTATATTCAAGAGCGGAAAGCTACTATAAGAGAATTCTATG GCATTATATTTCCATCTTTATTGCAACTTCAAAAGGGAATCACCGACATTGAAGATAAAAAACAGAAGGAGCTCTGCGCATCCAAGTATCAAAGATTCGATGAAATGAGTAAAGGTAAACTATCCGAAATTGATATGGAACGTGAGGAAGAATGCGGGATTTGCTTAGAATTGAGCACCAAGGTTGTCTTGCCTGATTGTAACCATTCCTTGTGTATGAAGTGCTACATGAATTG GCGTACACGATCTCAATCATGTCCATTTTGCCGTGATAATTTGAAACGGGTAAACTCAGGTGATCTATGGATCTACACTTGTCGTTATGAAGTCATTGAATTATCGGCTATCGCAAGAGACAATTTGAGGAGACTTCTTTTGTACATTGAGAAGCTACCTCTTATTGTTGTGGATCCTGTAACTATTTCTTATGACCCTCGTTATAGGTGA
- the LOC122593959 gene encoding proteasome subunit alpha type-4 produces MSRRYDSRTTIFSPEGRLYQVEYAMEAIGNAGSAIGILSKDGVVLVGEKKVTSKLLQTSTSTEKMYKIDDHVAAAVAGIMSDANILINTARVQAQRYTFSYQEPMPVEQLVQSLCDTKQGYTQFGGLRPFGVSFLFAGWDKNYGFQLYMSDPSGNYGGWKAAAIGANNQAAQSMLKQDYKDDISREEAVQLALKVLSKTMDSTSLTSDKLELAEVFLSSTGKVKYQVCTPDALSKMLVKYGVTQPAAEA; encoded by the coding sequence ATGTCTAGAAGATATGATAGTCGTACAACTATCTTCTCTCCTGAAGGCCGTCTCTACCAGGTTGAGTATGCAATGGAGGCCATTGGAAACGCAGGATCTGCCATTGGGATCCTCTCAAAAGACGGAGTAGTCTTGGTTGGCGAGAAAAAAGTCACTTCAAAGCTCCTCCAAACCTCAACCTCAACTGAGAAAATGTACAAGATTGACGATCATGTAGCCGCTGCTGTAGCCGGTATCATGTCAGATGCCAACATCCTCATCAACACAGCCCGTGTGCAAGCTCAACGCTACACTTTCTCATACCAAGAACCAATGCCCGTTGAGCAACTGGTTCAGTCCCTTTGTGACACTAAACAAGGCTACACCCAATTTGGTGGTCTCCGTCCCTTTGGGGTCTCATTTTTATTTGCTGGGTGGGATAAGAACTATGGGTTCCAGCTTTACATGAGTGACCCGAGTGGCAATTACGGTGGCTGGAAGGCAGCTGCTATTGGTGCAAACAATCAAGCAGCCCAGTCGATGCTAAAGCAGGACTACAAGGATGATATCAGTAGAGAAGAGGCTGTGCAGTTGGCACTTAAAGTTCTTAGCAAGACAATGGATAGTACCAGTCTTACTTCTGATAAACTTGAACTGGCTGAAGTTTTCTTGTCATCCACAGGGAAGGTTAAGTACCAGGTTTGCACACCCGATGCTCTGAGTAAGATGTTGGTCAAATATGGTGTCACCCAGCCTGCTGCAGAAGCGTAG
- the LOC122592746 gene encoding haloacid dehalogenase-like hydrolase domain-containing protein 3, producing the protein MSILTKLKCITVDVTGTLMAYKGELGDYYCMAAKSIGLPCPDYKRMHDGFKIAYTEMAKKYPCFGHAEKMPNIVWWKTCVRNSFVQAGYDFDEETFEKIFRRIYSTFGSSAPYTVFRDSQPFLRWLRSEGVIVGLVSNAEYRYPDVILPALGLNEGSEWDFGVFSGLVGVEKPNPKIYQIALERAGNIAPEETLHIGDSMRKDYAPAKSIGMHAILLDRFKTPDAEDWKKSGATVLPDLVAAREWLTAEP; encoded by the exons ATGTCTATCTTGACAAAGCTGAAATGTATCACTGTGGATGTTACGGGGACTTTGATGGCTTATAAGGGAGAACTTGGTGATTATTATTGCATGGCTGCCAAATCCATAGGGCTTCCTTGCCCGGACTACAAACGGATGCATGATGGCTTTAAGATTGCATACACAGAAATGGCAAAGAAATATCCGTGTTTTGGGCATGCTGAGAAAATGCCCAACATTGTATGGTGGAAAACTTGTGTGAGAAATTCGTTTGTCCAG GCAGGATATGATTTTGATGAAGAGACATTTGAGAAGATCTTCAGGCGCATATACTCTACCTTTGGTTCATCTGCACCTTACACAGTCTTCCGCGATTCCCAACCATTCCTAAGATGGCTTCGTTCAGAGGGTGTGATTGTTGGGCTCGTTAGCAATGCTGAGTATAGATATCCAGATGTAATTCTTCCAGCTCTCGGCTTAAATGAG GGATCTGAATGGGACTTTGGTGTTTTCTCGGGTCTGGTGGGTGTGGAAAAGCCCAACCCAAAAATATACCAAATTGCTTTAGAGAGGGCTGGAAATATAGCACCAGAAGAAACTTTGCACATTGGGGATAGCATGCGCAAAGACTATGCACCAGCCAAGAGTATTGGGATGCATGCAATTTTATTGGATAGGTTTAAAACTCCCGATGCCGAGGATTGGAAGAAATCCGGTGCTACTGTGCTGCCAGACCTGGTGGCGGCACGAGAGTGGTTGACTGCCGAGCCTTGA